From the Solanum lycopersicum chromosome 10, SLM_r2.1 genome, one window contains:
- the LOC101254849 gene encoding vicianin hydrolase — MGMRNVLVFLVIAVANLFALTSAAIPAKRFYAPFNRTSFPPDFVFGASSAAYQIEGEALKGGRGPSIWDTFTRQHPEKIFDASTADVAVDFYHRYKEDIQMIKQVGLRAFRMSISWSRILPYGKLSKGVNPEGIKFYNNVFNELIANGITPFVTLFHWDTPQALEDEYKGFLSSKIAKDYADFVDICFKEFGDRVMNWITLNEPLSYSMNGYTKGTFAPGRCSKYVGNCTEGNSATEPYIVAHNLLLAHATAVKIYREKYQKSQKGQIGVTLVTHMFVPKINTPQGLKAPLRALDFMLGWFLDPITYGDYPASMRAMVGRRLPKFTAEESKLVKGSMDFLGVNYYTTYYASPLLSVNRVNLSYTTDNHADLSPLKDGKPIGTPTALDWLFIYPKGIYGLMLHIKEKYNNPPIYITENGMAEANNSTMSLKESLNDDMRIKYYEGHLWFLSKAIKAGANVKGHFVWSFLDDYEWDAGFTVRFGLTFVDYKNGLKRYHKKSSYWYKKFLLYTGQ; from the exons ATGGGTATGAGAAATGTGTTAGTCTTTCTTGTTATAGCTGTTGCTAATTTGTTTGCTCTAACGAGCGCTGCAATCCCTGCAAAGCGCTTTTACGCTCCATTTAATCGAACTAGTTTCCCTCCTGATTTTGTGTTTGGCGCTTCATCAGCTGCTTATCAG ATCGAAGGAGAGGCGCTTAAAGGAGGAAGAGGACCTAGTATATGGGACACGTTTACCCGGCAGCACCCAG AAAAGATCTTTGATGCGTCTACAGCAGATGTGGCTGTTGACTTTTACCACCGCTATAAG GAAGACATTCAAATGATTAAGCAAGTGGGATTAAGAGCTTTCAGGATGTCTATCTCTTGGTCTCGAATTTTACCAT ATGGGAAGTTAAGCAAAGGAGTGAATCCAGAAGGCATCAAATTCTATAATAATGTCTTCAACGAGCTAATCGCTAATG GTATAACTCCTTTTGTGACACTATTCCATTGGGACACACCACAAGCCCTTGAAGATGAATATAAAGGGTTTCTCAGCTCAAAAATAGC GAAAGACTATGCTGACTTTGTGGACATTTGCTTCAAAGAATTTGGGGATAGAGTAATGAATTGGATAACTCTAAATGAACCACTTTCTTATAGTATGAATGGATATACAAAAGGAACCTTTGCACCAGGAAGGTGTTCTAAATATGTAGGTAATTGCACTGAGGGTAACTCTGCTACTGAGCCATACATTGTTGCTCACAACTTGCTTCTAGCACATGCAACTGCTGTTAAAATCTATAGAGAAAAATATCAG AAAAGTCAGAAAGGCCAAATAGGAGTTACTCTTGTCACTCATATGTTTGTGCCCAAAATAAACACACCTCAAGGACTCAAGGCCCCACTAAGAGCTCTTGATTTTATGTTGGGATG GTTTTTGGACCCAATTACATATGGTGATTATCCGGCAAGCATGCGAGCTATGGTAGGGCGTCGGCTCCCAAAATTCACAGCTGAGGAATCAAAGCTAGTGAAAGGTTCAATGGATTTTTTAGGGGTTAATTACTATACCACATATTATGCTTCTCCATTGCTCTCTGTTAATAGAGTTAATCTCAGCTACACCACTGACAATCATGCTGATCTTTCAC cGTTAAAGGACGGAAAACCTATTGGCACACCG ACTGCGTTGGATTGGCTTTTCATTTATCCAAAAGGAATCTATGGTCTCATGCTTCACATCAAGGAAAAATATAACAATCCTCCCATTTACATCACTGAAAATG GGATGGCAGAAGCCAATAATAGCACAATGTCACTTAAAGAATCTTTGAATGATGACATGAGGATAAAGTATTATGAGGGCCATCTATGGTTTCTTTCAAAAGCAATAAA GGCTGGAGCAAAcgttaaaggacattttgtgTGGTCGTTCTTAGATGATTATGAATGGGATGCCGGTTTCACTGTGCGGTTTGGCCTCACTTTTGTGGACTATAAGAATGGTCTAAAACGATACCATAAGAAGTCTTCTTATTGGTACAAGAAATTTCTATTGTACACTGGCCAATAA